In Procambarus clarkii isolate CNS0578487 chromosome 50, FALCON_Pclarkii_2.0, whole genome shotgun sequence, one genomic interval encodes:
- the LOC138351733 gene encoding GATA zinc finger domain-containing protein 14-like yields MAVSSTGGSHRISRSNSNNSSINHSNNSSTSKSDNSSTSNSNNSSNCKNSSNCNNSSNSKNNSSNSKNNSSNSKNNNTTNNRIIRNCKNSSANNTNKSNTCNNRIAMNSNNSSTSNIKKINTSNRSNGSTSNRNNSRPCHIIHSINSNISSISNSIKSSNVNNSSTSNSNKSSTSNSYHRKTRKSNNIRISNNNNSSTSIITHHNTSKSNKSSTSNSNNSSNNNEQQQHYQHQHLQQQQYLSTSSTSSSNNRSTSNSNNISIINNNRYINNSSTSNKSSTSNNNNISSRNSNNISSNRKNSRNSTSTRVGSSSSSSTSSITSITLSSASSITTITTVSSTVSITSNCSTNNTVSCTSSSYANSTVSSISSIYTSMTVSSTGGSHRISRSNSNNSSINNSNNSSTSMRDNSSTSNSNNSSNCKNSSNCNNSSNSKNNNTTNNRIISNCKNSSANNTNKSNTCNNRIDSNSNNSSTSNIKKINTSNRSNGSTSNRNNSRPCHIIHSINSNISSIRNSIKSSNVNNSSTSNSNKSSTSNSYHRKTRKSNNIRISNNNNSSTSIITHHNTSKSNKSSTSNSNNSSNNNEQQQHYQHQHLQQQQYL; encoded by the exons ATGGCTGTCAGCAGCACAGGCGGTAGCCACAGAATATCACgcagcaatagtaacaacagcagcatcaaccatagtaacaacagtagcacaaGCAAGAgtgacaacagcagcaccagcaacagtaacaacagcagcaactgtAAAAACAGCAGCAActgtaacaacagtagcaacagtaaaaacaacagtagcaacagtaaaaacaacagtagcaacagtaaaaacaacaacaccactaacaacagaaTCATAAGAAACTGTAAAAACAGCAGCGCCAACAACACTAACAAGAGCAACACCTGTAACAACAGGATCGCCatgaacagtaacaacagcagcaccagcaacattaaaaaaatcaATACCAGCAACAGAAGCAACGGAAGCACTAGCAACAGGAACAACAGTAGACCCTGCCATATTATCCACAGCATCAACAGTAACATTAGCAGCATCAGTAACAGTATCAAGAGCAGCAACGTTAACAACagcagtaccagcaacagtaacaaaagcAGCACAAGCAATAGTTACCACAGAAAAACCAGGaaaagtaacaacatcagaataagcaacaataacaacagcagcaccagcatcattacccaccacaacaccagcaagagTAACAagagcagcacaagcaacagtaacaacagcagcaacaataacgaGCAGCAGCAAcattaccaacaccagcacctgcAACAACAGCAATACCT cagcaccagcagcaccagcagcagtaacaacaggagcaccagcaacagtaacaacatcagcaTCATTAACAACAACCGAtacatcaacaacagcagcactagtaacaagagcagcaccagcaacaataacaacatcagCTCCAGAAACAGTAACAACATTAGCAGCAACCGTAAAAACAGCAGAAACTCTACTAGCACCAGagtcggcagcagcagcagcagcagcacaagcagcattaCAAGCATCACACTCAGCAGTGCAAGCAgtatcactacaatcaccacagtAAGCAGCACAGTCAGCATCACAAGCAATTGCTCTACAAACAACACAGTTAGCTGTACAAGCAGTAGCTATGCAAACAGCACAGTCAGTAGCATAAGCAGTATCTATACAAGTATGACTGTCAGCAGCACAGGCGGTAGCCACAGAATATCACgcagcaatagtaacaacagcagcatcaacaatagtaacaacagtagcacaaGCATGAgggacaacagcagcaccagcaacagtaacaacagcagcaactgtAAAAACAGCAGCAActgtaacaacagtagcaacagtaaaaacaacaacaccactaacaacagaaTCATAAGCAACTGTAAAAACAGCAGCGCCAACAACACTAACAAGAGCAACACCTGTAACAACAGGAtcgacagcaacagtaacaacagcagtaccagcaacattaaaaaaatcaATACCAGCAACAGAAGCAACGGAAGCACTAGCAACAGGAACAACAGTAGACCCTGCCATATTATCCACAGCATCAACAGTAACATTAGCAGCATCAGGAACAGCATCAAGAGCAGCAACGTTAACAACagcagtaccagcaacagtaacaaaagcAGCACCAGCAATAGTTACCACAGAAAAACCAGGaaaagtaacaacatcagaataagcaacaataacaacagcagcaccagcatcattacccaccacaacaccagcaagagTAACAagagcagcacaagcaacagtaacaacagcagcaacaataacgaGCAGCAGCAAcattaccaacaccagcacctgcAACAACAGCAATACCTGTAA
- the LOC138351734 gene encoding GATA zinc finger domain-containing protein 14-like — MTVSSTGGSHRISRSNSNNSSINNSNNSSTSKSDNSSTSNSNNSSNCKNSSNCNNSSNSKNNNTTNNRIISNCKNSSANNTNKSNTCNNRIASNSNNSSTSNIKKINTSNRSNGSTSNRNNSRPCHIIHSINSNISSIRNSIKSSNVNNSSTSNSNKSSTSNSYHRKTRKSNNIRISNNNNSSTSIITHHNTSKSNKSSTSNSNNSSNNNEQQQHYQHQHLQQQQYLSTSSTSSSNNRSTSNSNNISIINNNRYINNSSTSNKSSTSNNNNISSRNSNNISSNRKNSRNSTSTRVGSSSSSSTSSITSITLSSASSITTITTVSSTVSITSNCSTNNTVSCTSSSYANSTVSSISSIYTSMTVSSTGGSHRISRSNSNNSSINNSNNSSTSMSDNSSTSNSKNSSNCKNSSNCNNSSNSKNNNTTNNRIISNCKNSSANNTNKSNTCNNRIDSNSNNSSTSNIKKINTSNRSNGSTSNRNNSRPCHIIHSINSNISSIRNSIKSSNVNNSSTSNSNKSSTSNSYHRKTRKSNNIRISNNNNSSTSIITHHNTSKSNKSSTSNSNNSSNNNEQQQHYQHQHLQQQQYL, encoded by the exons ATGACTGTCAGCAGCACAGGCGGTAGCCACAGAATATCACgcagcaatagtaacaacagcagcatcaacaatagtaacaacagtagcacaaGCAAGAgtgacaacagcagcaccagcaacagtaacaacagcagcaactgtAAAAACAGCAGCAActgtaacaacagtagcaacagtaaaaacaacaacaccactaacaacagaaTCATAAGCAACTGTAAAAACAGCAGCGCCAACAACACTAACAAGAGCAACACCTGTAACAACAGGAtcgccagcaacagtaacaacagcagtaccagcaacattaaaaaaatcaATACCAGCAACAGAAGCAACGGAAGCACTAGCAACAGGAACAACAGTAGACCCTGCCATATTATCCACAGCATCAACAGTAACATTAGCAGCATCAGGAACAGTATCAAGAGCAGCAACGTTAACAACagcagtaccagcaacagtaacaaaagcAGCACCAGCAATAGTTACCACAGAAAAACCAGGaaaagtaacaacatcagaataagcaacaataacaacagcagcaccagcatcattacccaccacaacaccagcaagagTAACAagagcagcacaagcaacagtaacaacagcagcaacaataacgaGCAGCAGCAAcattaccaacaccagcacctgcAACAACAGCAATACCT cagcaccagcagcaccagcagcagtaacaacaggagcaccagcaacagtaacaacatcagcaTCATTAACAACAACCGAtacatcaacaacagcagcactagtaacaagagcagcaccagcaacaataacaacatcagCTCCAGAAACAGTAACAACATTAGCAGCAACCGTAAAAACAGCAGAAACTCTACTAGCACCAGagtcggcagcagcagcagcagcagcacaagcagcattaCAAGCATCACACTCAGCAGTGCAAGCAgtatcactacaatcaccacagtAAGCAGCACAGTCAGCATCACAAGCAATTGCTCTACAAACAACACAGTTAGCTGTACAAGCAGTAGCTATGCAAACAGCACAGTCAGTAGCATAAGCAGTATCTATACAAGTATGACTGTCAGCAGCACAGGCGGTAGCCACAGAATATCACgcagcaatagtaacaacagcagcatcaacaatagtaacaacagtagcacaaGCATGAgtgacaacagcagcaccagcaacagtaaaaacAGCAGCAACTGTAAAAACAGCAGCAActgtaacaacagtagcaacagtaaaaacaacaacaccactaacaacagaaTCATAAGCAACTGTAAAAACAGCAGCGCCAACAACACTAACAAGAGCAACACCTGTAACAACAGGAtcgacagcaacagtaacaacagcagtaccagcaacattaaaaaaatcaATACCAGCAACAGAAGCAACGGAAGCACTAGCAACAGGAACAACAGTAGACCCTGCCATATTATCCACAGCATCAACAGTAACATTAGCAGCATCAGGAACAGCATCAAGAGCAGCAACGTTAACAACagcagtaccagcaacagtaacaaaagcAGCACCAGCAATAGTTACCACAGAAAAACCAGGaaaagtaacaacatcagaataagcaacaataacaacagcagcaccagcatcattacccaccacaacaccagcaagagTAACAagagcagcacaagcaacagtaacaacagcagcaacaataacgaGCAGCAGCAAcattaccaacaccagcacctgcAACAACAGCAATACCTGTAA